In Candidatus Binatus sp., the genomic window CCCGGCGCCCACGATCCCTCTTCCGGCGGATGAACTATTTTCGCGTCGATGCTGCAGAGGTACTGGTACGCTTCATCGACGTGGGCGCGTTCGCGGGCGCGCAGGCATACGTGGTGCAGCCCGACGCGTCGTTGCTGAAATTTTTCGCCGCGATGAATATCGTCGGCCCGCACGATCCCAACCGCGGTCCTGCCGCCGACGCAATAGAGCGTGTCGTTGTTCCTGATGACTGGTTTCATCCCGAGATACGGCAGCAGCTTTTCGTAGAAGGGCAGGCACGCATCAAAGTTGCCCACTGTGAGCATCACATGCGCGACGCCGTTGATTTCCATTTTTTTCTCCTACTGCCGCAGCAGTGCGGACGAGGGGCTAATGCCCGTGCACCATCCGCGACGGCTCCGGCTGCGTGTGCCCGAGAATGGGATGAGGCCGATAGGGCATCTGCAGGGCTTTGACCTCGTCGGTGCTGAGCTTCACGTCCACGGCTGAGATCGCTTCCTTCAGATGATTGATTTTGGTCGCGCCGATGATTGGCGCGCTGACGCCGGGCGCCTGGAGAATCCATGCGCATGCGACCTGCGACGGCGTGACGCCGCGTTCCTTCGCGATGCTTTCGACGACGTCGAGCACTTCGAAATCGTTCTCGCGAAAATACATCCCCTTGGCGAATTCGTCGCTCTTGGCGCGCACGGTCGGACCGCTGCCGGCCTTGTCGCGATTGCCGGCCAGGAAGCCGCGCGCGAGCGGACTCCACGGGATCAGGCCGACGCCGCTATCGAGGCATAGCGGATTCATCTCGCGCTCTTCCTCGCGATAAACGAGGTTGTAGTGATTTTGCATCGAGATGAATCGATGCCATCCGTTTTCCTTCTGCAGATGCAGCGCCTTGGCAAACTGCCACGCCGCCATCGAGCTGGCGCCGAGATAACGCACCTTGCCCGCGCGGACGATTGAATCGAGCGCCTCGAGCGTTTCTTCGATCGGCGTCGCAAAATCCCATCGATGGATTTGATAGAGGTCGATGTAATCCATCTTGAGGCGGCGGAGAGAGGCGTCGACGGCTGCGAGAATGTGCTTGCGGCTGAGGCCTGCGCGATTTTGCCCGGGTCCCATCGGCCCGTTGACTTTGGTCGCGACCACCAGTTCGTCGCGCTTCCCCATCTCATTCAGCCAGCGGCCGGTGACCTCCTCGCTGACGCCGATCGAGTAAACGTCTGCGGTGTCGTAAAAATTGATGCCCGCTTCGATCGCGGCGGCGAAATGGTCGCGCGCGTCGTCCATCGTGAGCACCCAATCGCGCCATTTTTTATCGCCATAGCTCATGCATCCGAGGCAGATGCGCGAGACGGTCATGCCGGTTTTGCCGAGTTTGTCGTACTGCATGGTTGCTCCGATGCGGGTTTTTCAGCCGTTGCAACTTCGGTTGGAGTCGATCGCGGCTCATTGCAAAGTCCGGCGGTTAGCGGTCGTTGTCAAGGCCGTTTAGCGACGTTTCGCGGATGTTAAGATTTCTTGGCAGGCCCTATTTATCTAACGCGCGCCACGGAATAGGATGGCGCAGAAGTTGGACTGGCCGATTGGTCAGGCGAGGTTTTCGACGACCAGCCTGGTCGAAAGGGCGGGAACACCTGAGCTGTTTGATGCCGCGCGATAATTGCCACCGGAGGGAAGGTATGAGGGTCCTTTTTGTTCATCCGAGTCCGCTGATGTACAGCGAGATC contains:
- a CDS encoding VOC family protein — its product is MEINGVAHVMLTVGNFDACLPFYEKLLPYLGMKPVIRNNDTLYCVGGRTAVGIVRADDIHRGEKFQQRRVGLHHVCLRARERAHVDEAYQYLCSIDAKIVHPPEEGSWAPGYYSVLFEDPDGIRLEINHVPGKGLLA
- a CDS encoding aldo/keto reductase codes for the protein MQYDKLGKTGMTVSRICLGCMSYGDKKWRDWVLTMDDARDHFAAAIEAGINFYDTADVYSIGVSEEVTGRWLNEMGKRDELVVATKVNGPMGPGQNRAGLSRKHILAAVDASLRRLKMDYIDLYQIHRWDFATPIEETLEALDSIVRAGKVRYLGASSMAAWQFAKALHLQKENGWHRFISMQNHYNLVYREEEREMNPLCLDSGVGLIPWSPLARGFLAGNRDKAGSGPTVRAKSDEFAKGMYFRENDFEVLDVVESIAKERGVTPSQVACAWILQAPGVSAPIIGATKINHLKEAISAVDVKLSTDEVKALQMPYRPHPILGHTQPEPSRMVHGH